The genomic region ggactctggaatGGTCAGTGTGTTGTTTTGAAGAATGCCAGCAGCTTATTCGTCAGATTTGCAAATGATGTTTTTGTCAAGttacttttctcagtgaggtacTTCTTGACAGCTAGACATCAtatcagacccatagcgctgagtcatccgctcacagtggaaggatgcacagaaacacctgtggatgttttcagatctgaagcagcttgattttctcctctctcaaagatgaaagctttaagtgctgtttatctgatgatgatagttttggtgtctaccaggacTTACCACCAGTTGTTAGGAGATTCGTCATCTTTAAATCATAAATCAAGTGAATATCTTGTatgtaatctcctcagaaatatctccttaaaATATCCTTAAAATTAAGAACTTGttcttaatgactgttttggttagaaatgaaataaaggatgatctcttacttttgcacagtaccataTGTGAAGTTCTTTGCTGACAAGTAGTAGATATTTACGTGACTGTTAATGAGATCATTTACATTCCCTGAAATCTGCCGACACTGAACAGCACTGACAGTACTCCTTAAACTCATGCTCTAGAAGGATACACAGCACTTTGGTTATTATTTGTCTTCTTTAATATCACAAATGATTATTTGAATGTATTAAGTTGAAATGTTCTTTGTcttgaggtgtttttttttattgttttgctgaTTATGCACTGCCTAATCTTTAATCATTGGgactcacaatgtaaagactTGCAAATATGTGAAACTTGCAGTTGATCAAGCCTCAAACAGCTTTCCCTAATGCCTTTATAGTCCAAACAATGGATGGTTAGATACAGTTATGATTATGACAGCTTATATTTACTCATCACTGTAGTCATTTAAAATTGTATGGTACAGTTTAAACAGTAGTATGAATGATCTACATATCTTGGCTTGCTAACATGTATCCAAGGAACCTTTTTGCTTCTACCATATTTGCAGGCTCCTGATATATTTAGTGAATACAGTAGTTTTGTATAATATGTTTAGTACTGGTGATAATCTACTTGAATACCTATGGGTAGTCTTATAATATGATCAttattttacagtctgacttgATGCTGGTTGCATAAAGATAGTTATAATTTCTTGGTTTAtagagattttgtttatttttgtttacatcacatatCTAATTGCAAGGTATGAGTCCATATTCTTCGAAGTAAACATGTTCTAAAGGtcattttcacaaaacaaacCTTAATAACAGGTTTTAAATGGTAGTGCTGATTGACCCTTAGTTTGCAGTGAAGAATCATTGCAGTTGCTAATAATTTAGGTCTGAAAGTGACTGCTGCTGTACAGTAGGGGGCCAGATGATTATAGATCAAATAGCATTTGCTTTAACACATTGCAGACAACACTGCAATCGTGTGAAGTAACTGCTTGATTGTACTCTCGCCAACAGATGGCTGGATTGAAATCTTTGCTTTAACAAGGGTCCTTGAATATTGATGCTAAGAGTCTGTGACTGACTTGCAAGAACTCTCAGCACACCTACTAGTTCCCAAGGGTTACTGTGTCTGCTGGTAGCGTTACAAAACGACTCATTTTGCTTCCAAGCACTAAAAACGATTTACCAATGACTAGTGAAACCAGCTGATGCTCTGTTCCTGAGGGACTGCAGGCGTGCTAGTGCTTCATGTAAAACAGTTCCATTCAGCAGATGAATAAAGGACGTTGAAAGGACTTTGTggctttattgttgttttttccaaCTGTCTTTTAAATCACTGTCAGATGATGCTCAGCTCATTGAAAGATAAATATCTTGACTGTCTGCTCTCGCAAGTCACTTGAAATTCAGGTAAAAACTATGGTAGCCTATATGTATGTAcgtatttatgtatgtgtatgtatgtatgtatattgtgattGCTGTCAAACAAGCGTGGGACTTGCACATTTTACAGCTCTGTGTTACGACAATAGAGAAACAGGGTTCAGCACAGGGTCAGTATGTAATatagagtactgtgcaaatgtccatcctttcttttatttaatttctagttaAAATGAGCCTTTAGTACAAGTCAcccatttttcagcatcatgaaaaaagctagtaaaatatgtttaacaTAAAACGTCACAAAaactaaatgtaattacatttttttcactatttACTGTGTCTATCCTTTGCCTTTagtacagcttccactctttacAGTTTTTCAAAGCTCAGTCGTAGATATTGGTTGTATTTTATGCTtcataatccaagtaatcccaattaAAAATTCAGCCTAATCAGTCCAAAAACCTCACTCCACATCTCAGCTGTCCAGTTTCGTTGTTCTATTTTAGTGTCCTTTTCTCTGCAATTGTTTCTTGACAgttatacatcctttcagatacATAACACTGTTCTCActgtggaaagatggacagatttttgtggatttttccagatttgaagcaagagtAAATATTGATTTTGTCCTGTTTccaaaagatgaaagctttaattacTTAGGTAacaggtttggtggtctaccaggttgcACAGATTTAAGGAGACCCATTTTATTCTAGatctttcaatcattttttaaCTCAGTTTTGGAAgctgttgtatttttatttattttcctttagtTTATCTCTTCCTAGCGCAATATTGCGTAGAATCTCCTTCAGCTATTTTAGATGCACATAAAAGAGAAATGTATGAGGCAgctgaggtgtgtttgggtaggTGCATCTGTTAATGTCATGTCTCTTTGAAGGTGTATGTCATTTTTGGTAACATTTTTGagaggacacagctgtaactggATGGTTTAAAATGGGAAGGATGGAATAGAAAGTTGCAACAGAGTGCACAAAAGAAAAGAGTGGAAAAATTGGATTTATTTATAGACAGATTAAATATCATACTTAGTGTTGGAGACTtgtatgtgttttctgcttttttcctgactgAAAAGTTAATAACTTGGAATTaactgctgttttgactggaaattaaataaactaaatgGGAGTCTCTGTGCATATTACTgtagatctttaaaaaaatacaggtCTTCAAACTAATatctaattattttattaaagaacaGACAGGCACTATGCTTATTCTGCTAAGATGAATGATTAGTCATTGGCCTCTTCTGCTGGTCTGAGACACTGGTCTGGACTGATCTTGGATAGCCCTTATCTTACTTCCCGACTCCATTTGGTCTTGCTGGGAAGTTGGTCTAGACTCAGCTTTGTTTTGCTGAGAGGGTGGTCGAGACTCATGGCTTTGCTGGCTGACTGGTCTAGATGGAGCTTGACTCTGTTGAGTTCCAGGCCTGGACTGAGCTTGACTGGATGGCTTCTCTGGAATGGGTTCTTCGCCATCTGGAGCTGGAGTGCCTGCTGGATCCTGTAGCTCCTTGTCAGTGTTCTGAAACAATACAGGTCGATTACTGAATTCAATGTGTGAATTATCAGTAGAGAATTTACCAAAGCAAAAATGGGCTCTGTCTACCTTATCACATGTTCTGCTGAGGGCCCTGCTACTTACATGTCCTTCATGAGGCTTATCAGTAGCTGACTGGACCAGGTACTGAGACTGCCCCCAAGCCTTGAGGCGCTCTTGGCCTTCCAGTGAGCGAGCTGTAGAGTTTATATGAACTGGAGGGATACGTCTCGGTAAGTCCCAGGTTCCCTGGAATGATGTCCAGGGGCTTCCACGCTGGCAAAGATGTAATAATGAGAGAAGAGAATACGTTCAAGCCGAAAGGTTGAATGGTCACAGAAGTTGCATTCACAACAGTTATGAATTGAAGTGTGGTCACTGTGTAGTTTAGAACATTATGTGTATGTCTAGCTTACAGTATATTTCACATTAATAGCTTTAATTCTAACTTTTACCTTCACACCAGGAAGCAGATGACCTCGATCTGTGGCTATAAATGCAGTGTGGCCCTCTGCTGCTGAGGGCCTCTGAGACTGCCAGAACACATATTAGTAAACAATTTAGTCATAAGTTAATCTTAGTTAGTTATTAGTTCATCTTAGAAAAAGATTTTTTCTCAATTTCTATATAATGCAGTCGTTTGCTGTAGAGACACTTACTGACTCTTTTCTTTACAAcagaggtgataggaaccagggtcgCATTCTCTACCTCGcaaaaaatagccattttacttactatttACATCTAAAACGACCTACATAACGCCACGTCTTCTAAAATTTTACAACTATGTAAGGTTAATAGTGTAAATCTGGAAAGAAATATGATCTCAGAACTTAAAGTGATGTCTCTGGCATCAAACAATTGTATTCGTACCCAATTCTTGTAGTGCATTTCtgtttggacgtctggttcctatcacctacgctctgaacaactctgactcggCCAGTTTCTCTAGAAACTTCTCTAGTGCACttcgtcaaaccactctgaatgcctttgtttatCCTAAAGACTAAATTATACAGATGGTATAATTAAACGGTGGAATGCTCCTATAACAAAACATTACATAGCTTTAACGCATTTAAGTCGTGTGTTGTCAGCGGATAACTGGAACAGTCATAACTTAGCATTAACCAGCTAACCAACCtctttgtagtgttttggtACGGTCCAGTTCTGCAGTTTATGAGACTTGAAGGCATTTTCATACTGCCAAAAAAGCccaaaaaacacattacaaaacacaaacacttactCGCATagatacacaaataaatactgCGAAACTGTGGCTTTAATAATGACGATTTAAGTACCTGGTTAGCGGTATAATTGGACGACATTCTTCGTTGCTCTGATGGTTGACAGCTCCGTCTCTTAGCAACCAGACCAACGGAAACCCTGCAGACTTTCAGTGCTGTATTAACGTTACGCGCTTAAATAACTGGATTTTAAACTTCTAAATAACACTGCAGTCGATGTGGAAATTACTGTGTgggttaaataaaataaataatccGAGGTAAACGTCTTGCGCACGAAAACTTTCTACTCAACGCTCCGTCCAGCAGGTGGCGATACTGgcggtggtttgatgtggacgGCTTCTTGAGCAACGTGAGCGTAGGCGAGTAAGATGTGTGACGTCAGATTTTGCTTGCTGTCCACGAGTACGTCAATATATTTaaccttattttatttaatctttttaaaaCCCGTGTACAGGTATCTTTCTGCGGCAATTGGTCATTTGCGTCTAGCAAAAGTGAAGTCCTGTGGTCACAGCTCTTTTGAATGCTCGCTTAAAGTAACGTTCACCTAGGTTAGCATAGCAAGTTAACGTTAGCTTTCGCTGTTTCTCGGTTCGTGAATTAAACATGTCTCGTTTAAAACCACTTAGACTGCAAATCTAGTTCGGCTTTCGGATAAACATGCAAGCGCCACGGTCTGCAGCTGTGGCCGAAACAGGGCAGCTCGGTGGAAGGGGGAACGCAGCAGCTGTGGGGGACTCCAGTAATGatactaaaacacattttcgAGTCTGCCGCTTCATCATCGAGACAGGTAGGTTAACTTAGCTGACCCTCATTTTCCACTCttgtatttttctattaatTAGTGGCATTGTGTTTTAAACGAGCTGTTTGTCCACTGTTAGTAACACTTTCTCAGAGGCGGGCGATATGGCTAAAAAAAGCGAATATCGCGATACTTCAAGAAAATTTCACAGGACGTCAcgatattaattttttttcagttatctgatcatgtggaaaagtgttacattaaaaaaacacactatCACTAACTGTGAGCAccaagatttttatttaatatttgccATACGTTGTTGCAGTAAATCCAGTTAAATTTTGCTTTCAGCTTAGAGAAACATGcggttggtcagtgttcttcaaGT from Pygocentrus nattereri isolate fPygNat1 chromosome 9, fPygNat1.pri, whole genome shotgun sequence harbors:
- the cfap126 gene encoding protein Flattop — translated: MSSNYTANQYENAFKSHKLQNWTVPKHYKESQRPSAAEGHTAFIATDRGHLLPGVKRGSPWTSFQGTWDLPRRIPPVHINSTARSLEGQERLKAWGQSQYLVQSATDKPHEGHNTDKELQDPAGTPAPDGEEPIPEKPSSQAQSRPGTQQSQAPSRPVSQQSHESRPPSQQNKAESRPTSQQDQMESGSKIRAIQDQSRPVSQTSRRGQ